A window of the Cucurbita pepo subsp. pepo cultivar mu-cu-16 chromosome LG01, ASM280686v2, whole genome shotgun sequence genome harbors these coding sequences:
- the LOC111791895 gene encoding uncharacterized protein At1g76660-like, producing MRAMRRRADADAADLRPMNNTFQTITAAADAIATVDHRFPRATAVQKRRWGSCWSIYWCFGSLKQRKRIGHAVLVPEPSPSPEAHQNSLQSPDIVLPFAAPPSSPVSFLQSEPPSATQSPSNILSFTSLTANMYSPDGPSSIFAIGPFAHETQLVSPPLNFSTLTTEPSTPSFTPPESIHLTTPSSPEVPFAQFLQPTLQKAESDDQYSCPNDDFQSYQFYPGSPVSNLISPRSAISLSGASSPLPDLDFASSASQFSNFSLDVPPALLNLDRQGQSSDSCTQNSVGFKSNDDDFDLNPRTSDSMNESQNIQILIDGSQMEEPDVTNHRFSFELSDEDSLLRNVESKPLESNVAVASSPMHETFETAKETSSGGGHSSNGIEEKAADGEEANQHQEHHHSTTLGSVNEFNFDNGNGSNALKPNINSDWWANAKDVETKGTTTGAWSFFPMAQQR from the exons ATGAGAGCGATGAGGCGGCGTGCGGATGCTGATGCTGCTGATCTGAGGCCTATGAATAACACTTTTCAGACCATTACTGCGGCGGCCGATGCGATCGCGACCGTTGATCATCGTTTTCCTCGGGCTACTGCCGTCCAG AAAAGAAGATGGGGTAGCTGTTGGAGTATTTATTGGTGCTTTGGATCTCTCAAACAGAGGAAACGAATTGGGCATGCTGTCCTTGTCCCAGAACCAAGTCCTTCGCCTGAGGCTCATCAAAATTCATTGCAATCCCCAGACATTGTGCTTCCTTTTGCTGCACCTCCCTCTTCCCCTGTATCCTTTCTTCAATCAGAGCCACCTTCTGCTACACAATCACCTTCAAATATACTCTCCTTCACTTCTCTCACTGCTAACATGTATTCTCCTGATGGGCCTTCCTCAATTTTTGCCATTGGCCCATTTGCTCATGAGACTCAGCTTGTATCTCCACCTCTGAATTTTTCTACTCTTACCACTGAACCATCGACTCCTTCCTTCACTCCTCCTGAGTCTATCCACTTGACTACACCTTCTTCCCCTGAAGTTCCATTTGCTCAGTTTCTTCAACCTACCCTTCAGAAAGCTGAGTCTGATGACCAATATTCATGTCCTAATGATGACTTTCAATCTTATCAATTCTATCCTGGTAGCCCAGTTAGCAACCTCATATCGCCACGCTCTGCCATTTCTCTTTCTGGGGCATCTTCGCCTTTGCCAGATTTGGATTTTGCTTCCTCTGCTTctcaattttctaatttctcaTTGGATGTTCCACCTGCGCTGTTGAACCTTGACAGACAAGGGCAAAGTTCTGATTCTTGCACTCAAAATTCTGTAGGATTCAAATCGaatgatgatgattttgatttgaatcCTCGAACTTCAGACTCAATGAATGAATcccaaaatattcaaattctcattGATGGAAGCCAAATGGAGGAACCTGATGTTACTAACCATAGATTCTCATTTGAGTTATCTGATGAAGATTCTTTATTAAGAAACGTAGAAAGTAAGCCACTGGAGTCAAATGTTGCAGTTGCATCATCTCCAATGCATGAAACATTTGAAACGGCTAAAGAAACTTCTTCCGGTGGTGGTCATAGCTCAAATGGTATAGAAGAAAAGGCAGCAGACGGTGAAGAAGCAAATCAGCATCAAGAACATCATCATTCTACTACTCTTGGGTCTGtgaatgaatttaattttgataatggCAATGGAAGTAATGCACTTAAGCCTAATATCAACTCGGACTGGTGGGCTAATGCGAAAGATGTAGAGACAAAAGGCACGACCACGGGGGCCTGGTCATTCTTTCCAATGGCGCAGCAAAGATGA